A genomic segment from Candidatus Zixiibacteriota bacterium encodes:
- the trpS gene encoding tryptophan--tRNA ligase: MKKTILSGMQPTGRLHLGNLEGALKNWVALQNDYEMYCCIVDWHSLTSDYEDTSTLQEKIKEVSLDYLSAGLDPDKCAIFVQSQVKEHAELHLLFSMITPVARLARVPSYKEKRKELGLDSYGFLGYPLLQVADILIYKADYVPVGKDQLPHIELAREVARKFNTLYGQVFPEPEALLTKFPVIPGIDGRKMSKSYNNDIAIADTAEETTKKVSVMFTDPQKIHKNDPGRPDLCPVFHLHKIYTENYQEIHTLCSTGKLGCVEDKKNLARNLNQKLKDIREKRKELEKNPEKLWKVLDQGAQKARAKAGQTMQDVRKAMRLIQ; this comes from the coding sequence ATGAAGAAGACCATATTATCTGGAATGCAGCCCACTGGAAGATTACACCTGGGAAATTTAGAAGGTGCTTTGAAAAACTGGGTGGCTCTGCAAAACGATTACGAGATGTATTGCTGTATAGTCGACTGGCACTCACTGACCTCCGATTATGAAGATACCTCAACTCTGCAGGAGAAAATCAAGGAGGTGTCTCTGGATTATCTTTCGGCCGGGCTGGACCCGGATAAATGCGCTATTTTCGTCCAATCTCAGGTAAAGGAGCATGCTGAATTGCATCTTCTTTTCTCTATGATAACGCCAGTGGCCCGTTTAGCGCGGGTTCCTTCATATAAGGAGAAAAGGAAAGAACTGGGTCTGGATAGTTATGGATTCTTAGGCTACCCTTTGCTTCAGGTGGCAGATATCTTAATTTATAAAGCTGACTATGTGCCAGTTGGAAAAGACCAGTTGCCTCATATTGAGCTTGCCAGGGAAGTTGCCAGAAAATTCAATACCCTTTATGGCCAGGTTTTCCCTGAGCCGGAAGCGCTGTTGACCAAATTCCCTGTCATCCCCGGAATAGACGGTAGAAAGATGAGCAAGTCGTACAATAACGATATTGCTATAGCTGATACTGCTGAAGAGACCACCAAAAAAGTATCTGTGATGTTCACTGACCCGCAGAAGATTCATAAAAACGATCCAGGCAGGCCTGACCTTTGTCCCGTCTTTCATCTACATAAGATTTATACTGAGAACTATCAGGAGATTCACACTCTTTGCTCCACTGGGAAATTGGGGTGTGTCGAGGATAAGAAAAATCTGGCAAGAAATCTGAACCAAAAGCTGAAAGATATCAGGGAGAAAAGGAAAGAACTGGAAAAAAATCCGGAAAAGCTCTGGAAAGTATTGGACCAAGGTGCTCAAAAAGCCAGGGCTAAAGCTGGACAAACCATGCAGGATGTGAGGAAAGCAATGAGGTTAATCCAATGA
- a CDS encoding segregation/condensation protein A: MIFPLEIEQQIEKKVPFPVKLEVFEGPLDLLLYLIKKNEIDIYDIPIALITRQYLEYIQLMQKLDLDLASEFILMASNLIRIKIKLLLPRDENEEPEEDPREELVVALLEYKKYKEAAQTLQRKEEEEKVFYPRSDFSFIESKDRVEFLREANLFDLLVAFKKVLDNQPKVTSHTINFQKVDLEERIQYILDFLADKDRVSFEELFADNPVRLILVVTFMAILELIRIREIRIMQRGHFSRIFIYRNKKG; the protein is encoded by the coding sequence ATGATCTTCCCGCTGGAGATAGAGCAGCAGATAGAAAAGAAAGTCCCCTTTCCGGTTAAATTGGAGGTGTTTGAGGGACCTTTAGACCTGCTCCTTTACCTGATAAAGAAAAACGAAATAGATATCTACGATATCCCGATTGCCCTTATCACCAGACAGTATCTGGAATATATCCAGCTTATGCAAAAGTTAGATCTGGACTTGGCCAGCGAGTTTATCCTTATGGCTTCAAATCTCATCCGGATAAAAATAAAACTCCTTTTACCCCGGGATGAAAACGAGGAACCAGAAGAGGATCCAAGAGAAGAACTGGTAGTGGCACTTTTAGAGTATAAGAAATACAAGGAAGCTGCTCAGACCTTGCAGAGAAAAGAGGAAGAGGAAAAGGTATTCTATCCCCGGTCTGATTTCTCATTTATCGAATCAAAGGACCGGGTCGAGTTCCTGCGCGAAGCAAACCTCTTTGATCTGCTTGTGGCTTTCAAAAAAGTTCTGGATAACCAGCCCAAAGTGACTTCACATACTATAAATTTTCAGAAGGTGGATTTAGAGGAAAGGATCCAATATATTCTGGATTTTCTGGCTGACAAAGACAGGGTCAGTTTTGAGGAGCTGTTTGCGGATAATCCGGTGCGTTTGATCCTGGTGGTTACTTTTATGGCAATTCTGGAGCTAATCCGTATACGGGAGATCAGGATTATGCAAAGAGGACATTTTTCCAGAATATTTATCTACAGAAACAAAAAAGGATAA
- the scpB gene encoding SMC-Scp complex subunit ScpB, producing the protein MSGELNYHLVVESLLFASDIPLPLSRLKAVLEELSVDEIKSIIQELNLKYRENNHSFAIREIAEGYQMYTLPEYSPYIDQLYTLRRAQRLSQAGLETLAIIAYRQPVVKSVVDHIRGVDSGGVLHTLLERKLITILGREEGVGHPLIYGTTPEFLVYFGLKDLKDLPKIEELEALLQSREKERAATFSSEEVVENINDLNLQESLTAKLPPEGIEDNL; encoded by the coding sequence TTGTCAGGCGAGCTGAATTATCATTTGGTGGTTGAATCTTTGCTTTTTGCCTCAGATATTCCTTTGCCTTTGAGCAGATTGAAAGCGGTTTTAGAAGAGCTCTCAGTTGATGAGATAAAATCGATCATCCAGGAGCTGAACCTGAAATACCGGGAGAATAATCACAGCTTCGCTATAAGGGAAATTGCCGAAGGGTATCAGATGTATACCCTGCCTGAATACTCACCCTATATAGACCAGCTTTATACTCTGAGAAGGGCACAGAGGCTTTCCCAAGCAGGACTGGAAACCTTGGCTATCATCGCTTATCGCCAGCCGGTGGTGAAATCGGTAGTTGACCATATAAGAGGCGTTGACTCTGGAGGAGTGCTGCACACCCTTTTAGAGAGGAAACTTATCACTATTCTGGGACGGGAGGAAGGTGTGGGGCATCCTTTAATCTACGGGACCACTCCGGAGTTCCTGGTCTATTTCGGGCTTAAAGACTTAAAGGACCTCCCCAAAATAGAAGAGCTGGAAGCCTTGCTTCAGTCAAGGGAAAAAGAAAGAGCGGCTACCTTTTCATCCGAAGAAGTAGTTGAAAATATCAACGATTTAAACCTGCAGGAAAGTCTGACAGCCAAACTCCCTCCTGAAGGAATCGAAGATAATCTCTAA
- the cmk gene encoding (d)CMP kinase — translation MRKQVIAIDGPASSGKSTTAKLVARRLGFIYLDTGAMYRAITLKALRNRISPEDGKALAGIARESKLDLMDEDGISKVCLDGEDVTELIRKPEINKLVSEVSLHKEVRAALVSKQKEIGQKHDLVAEGRDTTTVVFPDATLKVYLDCDIKERAKRRMLEFKGKGINTTLKEQEKELSGRDKIDSEREASPLKKDPEAIIVDTTNLSIQDQVEKIVQLYEKSKKR, via the coding sequence ATGAGAAAACAGGTTATAGCCATAGATGGTCCAGCCAGTTCCGGGAAAAGCACCACTGCTAAACTGGTAGCCAGAAGATTGGGATTTATCTATCTGGATACCGGAGCTATGTATAGAGCCATCACCTTGAAAGCATTAAGAAATAGGATAAGCCCTGAAGATGGGAAAGCTCTTGCCGGCATAGCCCGGGAGTCAAAACTTGATTTGATGGATGAGGATGGCATAAGTAAAGTCTGTCTGGATGGAGAGGACGTTACCGAGCTTATCCGGAAACCGGAGATAAACAAGCTGGTGTCTGAGGTTTCTTTGCATAAGGAAGTCCGAGCCGCACTGGTGTCCAAACAGAAAGAAATAGGACAAAAACATGATTTAGTAGCAGAAGGAAGAGACACCACCACCGTAGTATTTCCGGATGCCACTCTTAAGGTTTACCTGGATTGCGACATAAAAGAGAGAGCTAAAAGGAGAATGCTTGAATTCAAAGGGAAAGGAATAAATACTACCCTAAAGGAACAGGAAAAAGAGCTTTCCGGAAGAGATAAAATCGATTCCGAAAGAGAGGCAAGCCCGTTGAAGAAAGACCCTGAGGCTATAATAGTCGATACCACTAATCTTTCCATCCAGGATCAGGTGGAAAAAATCGTTCAGTTGTATGAAAAAAGCAAAAAAAGATGA